One part of the Chthonomonadales bacterium genome encodes these proteins:
- a CDS encoding beta-galactosidase has protein sequence MLVPLLLCTVLSGAPAAYESLFDTFDAAPASTLEGGATLVEGPTGRAARLAGAACVRYPATAFPREAGRVELDLAPHEAIVPRHDGRHWMLLTDVGAAGAWRGASVIYWDRDTAELRFGVFDGGWRWLMAAGVDWPVGRWRHVAFTYGPDGRTLEVDGHVAARDDYGRGIAPGPMRLGYIDSFSVAAPVLVDNLRVTGTLADTVTAEPSSFCPTPDGVLDAFTLRWTLAAPATARVDLLDARGRVAAAVLPTCKEPAGRRSLASADLPAAARDALGRGGAFRLRLTAERPGEAPEVREAPLFVDARLRWRPAPVRAAERFPLGAWYFWEEDASYINRHVDDPARAAAYFERTLADLQGLGVDTVIANWTPRDHRRALLDAARRHGIRVIVHLDEVNSFLWNPASFESRDWVREFREAVNGVRRHPATLGYYLVDEPSPTPENRARIALAKRVVEALDPGHPGFTCLLGDYAELFREVGYHVLLVDIYPVTGAPLAGAPLESYVAAVDRAREIAGGRPVWVIPQCFGFGKPAPRAIPAPNEVRLMVWEAIAHGAKGIVYFLYQSTTGVQGEWLQGIVDMDLRPMDHRYAEVRAVNAAVRRLAPTLLRLRWRPNDLARCDSPSIDAQAFRHADGGDYLCVVNRDTRAPALASVGLPPGALARDAATGAPLGSDGVAHVDLGPGEGKLLRLMRGARR, from the coding sequence ATGCTCGTTCCGCTGCTGCTCTGCACCGTGCTCTCGGGCGCGCCCGCCGCCTACGAGAGCCTGTTCGACACCTTCGACGCCGCGCCGGCGTCGACGCTGGAGGGCGGGGCCACCCTCGTCGAGGGCCCCACGGGTCGCGCCGCGCGCCTGGCCGGCGCGGCCTGCGTGCGCTATCCCGCGACGGCCTTCCCGCGCGAGGCAGGCCGCGTGGAGCTCGACCTGGCGCCCCACGAGGCCATCGTCCCGCGCCACGACGGACGCCACTGGATGCTGCTCACCGACGTGGGCGCCGCGGGCGCGTGGCGCGGCGCGAGCGTGATCTACTGGGATCGTGACACCGCGGAACTGCGGTTCGGCGTCTTCGATGGCGGCTGGCGCTGGCTGATGGCCGCCGGGGTTGACTGGCCCGTCGGGCGGTGGCGGCACGTCGCCTTCACCTACGGGCCCGACGGGCGCACCCTGGAGGTGGATGGCCACGTCGCCGCCCGCGACGACTACGGCCGAGGCATCGCGCCCGGCCCGATGCGGCTGGGCTACATCGACTCCTTCTCCGTCGCCGCGCCCGTGCTCGTGGACAACCTGCGCGTCACCGGAACGCTTGCCGACACCGTTACCGCCGAGCCGAGCAGCTTCTGCCCGACGCCCGATGGGGTGCTCGACGCCTTCACCCTCCGCTGGACGCTGGCCGCGCCGGCGACGGCGCGCGTCGACCTGCTGGACGCGCGCGGCCGCGTGGCCGCGGCGGTGCTTCCGACGTGCAAGGAGCCGGCGGGCCGCCGCTCGCTGGCCTCCGCCGACCTGCCCGCCGCGGCGCGCGACGCGCTGGGCCGGGGCGGCGCGTTCCGACTGCGCCTGACCGCCGAGCGGCCCGGCGAGGCGCCGGAGGTGCGCGAGGCGCCACTGTTCGTGGACGCCCGGCTGCGCTGGCGCCCGGCGCCGGTGCGCGCGGCGGAGCGATTCCCCCTGGGGGCCTGGTACTTCTGGGAGGAGGACGCCAGCTACATCAACCGCCACGTGGACGACCCGGCCCGCGCGGCCGCCTACTTCGAGCGCACGCTGGCCGACCTTCAGGGCCTCGGAGTGGACACGGTCATCGCCAACTGGACCCCGCGCGACCACCGGCGGGCGCTTCTGGACGCTGCGCGCCGCCACGGCATCCGCGTCATCGTGCACCTCGACGAGGTGAACAGCTTCCTCTGGAACCCGGCCTCCTTCGAGTCGCGCGACTGGGTGCGCGAGTTCCGCGAGGCCGTCAACGGCGTGCGCCGCCACCCGGCCACTCTGGGCTACTACCTGGTGGACGAGCCCTCGCCCACGCCGGAGAATCGCGCCCGGATCGCTCTCGCCAAGCGCGTGGTGGAGGCCCTGGACCCCGGCCATCCCGGCTTCACCTGCCTGCTGGGCGACTATGCCGAGCTCTTCCGGGAGGTCGGCTACCACGTGCTGCTGGTGGACATCTACCCGGTGACGGGCGCGCCCCTGGCCGGAGCGCCACTCGAGAGCTACGTGGCCGCCGTCGACCGCGCGCGGGAGATCGCCGGAGGGCGGCCGGTCTGGGTCATTCCGCAGTGCTTCGGGTTCGGCAAGCCCGCGCCGCGCGCCATCCCCGCGCCCAACGAGGTCCGGCTGATGGTCTGGGAGGCGATCGCGCACGGCGCCAAGGGGATCGTCTACTTCCTCTACCAGTCAACGACCGGCGTGCAGGGCGAGTGGCTCCAGGGAATCGTGGACATGGACCTGCGGCCGATGGACCACCGCTACGCCGAGGTGCGCGCGGTGAACGCGGCGGTGCGCCGGCTTGCCCCGACGCTCCTGCGACTGCGCTGGCGTCCGAACGACCTGGCCCGGTGCGACTCGCCCTCCATCGACGCGCAGGCGTTCCGGCACGCGGACGGCGGCGACTACCTGTGCGTGGTGAACCGCGACACGCGCGCGCCCGCGCTCGCCAGCGTCGGGCTCCCGCCGGGCGCCCTGGCGCGCGACGCGGCGACCGGCGCGCCACTGGGCAGCGATGGGGTGGCACACGTGGACCTCGGCCCGGGCGAGGGGAAGCTGCTGCGGCTGATGCGGGGCGCTCGCCGATAG
- a CDS encoding OsmC family protein: MNRKGSAVWKGGLKDGRGTVSTDSGALRDVVYTFGTRFAGEPGTNPEELVAAAHAGCFSMALSLELGKAGLTPESVRTTSTVTLEKVEDGFAVTKVHLDVLARVPNAGHAAFDAAAGAARAGCPISRLLSAPITMTAKLEA; encoded by the coding sequence ATGAACAGGAAGGGGAGCGCCGTCTGGAAAGGCGGACTGAAGGACGGCCGCGGCACCGTGTCGACCGACAGCGGGGCGCTGCGCGACGTGGTCTACACGTTCGGCACGCGTTTCGCGGGCGAGCCGGGCACCAACCCGGAGGAGCTGGTCGCCGCCGCCCACGCAGGGTGCTTCTCGATGGCGCTCAGCCTTGAGCTGGGCAAGGCCGGCCTCACGCCGGAGAGCGTCCGGACCACGTCGACGGTGACGCTGGAGAAGGTGGAGGATGGTTTCGCCGTAACGAAGGTGCACCTGGACGTTTTGGCGCGCGTTCCGAACGCCGGGCATGCCGCCTTCGACGCCGCGGCCGGCGCGGCCAGGGCCGGGTGCCCCATCTCCCGGCTTCTGAGCGCGCCGATCACCATGACGGCGAAACTCGAGGCCTGA
- a CDS encoding class I SAM-dependent methyltransferase: MTATISEPRVDPAKLEAFLGRVIGDIGAAMSCGLARIGDRLGLYRAMAGAGPITAGQLAERTGTAERYVREWLINQAAGGYVEYDAGTERYTLPAEHAIALADESAPFFVGGGFQVALAMLKAEPRIADAFRTGEGMLWGEHDSELFPGTARFFRPGYAAHLVSEWIPALDGVEERLRAGGKVADIGCGFGASTILMASAYPRSRFLGFDTHAPSIERARMAAGEAGVADRVTFEVASAAEFPGSGYDLVTFFDCFHDMGDPVAAARRARESLAPGGAAMIVEPMAGERVEENLNPIGRAYSGASTLCCTPNAVACGGAGLGAVASDTALRAAAEAGGFRRFRRAAETPFNRVFDARP, from the coding sequence ATGACGGCTACGATCTCGGAACCGAGAGTGGATCCGGCGAAGCTCGAGGCGTTTCTGGGCCGCGTGATCGGCGACATCGGCGCTGCAATGAGCTGCGGCCTGGCGCGCATCGGCGACCGGCTCGGCCTCTACAGGGCGATGGCCGGCGCCGGCCCCATCACCGCCGGGCAGCTGGCCGAGCGCACCGGGACCGCCGAGCGCTACGTGCGTGAGTGGCTGATCAACCAGGCGGCCGGCGGCTACGTCGAGTACGACGCCGGAACGGAGCGCTACACGCTTCCCGCCGAGCACGCCATCGCCCTGGCCGACGAGTCGGCCCCCTTCTTCGTGGGCGGCGGCTTCCAGGTCGCGCTCGCCATGCTCAAGGCGGAGCCGCGCATCGCGGACGCCTTCCGCACCGGCGAGGGCATGCTCTGGGGCGAGCACGACTCCGAGCTGTTCCCCGGCACTGCTCGCTTCTTCCGTCCTGGCTACGCGGCGCATCTCGTCTCCGAGTGGATCCCGGCCCTCGACGGGGTCGAGGAGCGGTTGCGGGCCGGAGGAAAGGTGGCGGACATCGGTTGCGGCTTCGGCGCGTCCACCATCCTGATGGCGAGCGCGTACCCGCGGTCGCGCTTCCTTGGCTTCGACACCCATGCGCCCTCGATCGAGCGGGCCCGCATGGCGGCCGGGGAGGCGGGCGTGGCGGACCGGGTCACCTTCGAGGTCGCGAGCGCTGCCGAGTTCCCCGGCTCGGGCTACGACCTGGTGACCTTCTTCGACTGCTTCCACGACATGGGGGACCCGGTGGCGGCCGCCCGTCGCGCCCGGGAGAGCCTGGCGCCCGGCGGCGCGGCGATGATCGTGGAGCCGATGGCTGGCGAGCGCGTGGAGGAGAACCTCAACCCGATCGGGCGTGCCTACTCCGGAGCGTCCACCCTCTGCTGCACGCCGAACGCGGTGGCCTGCGGCGGCGCCGGGCTTGGCGCGGTGGCGTCCGACACGGCGCTGCGCGCGGCCGCCGAGGCCGGGGGCTTCAGGCGCTTCCGCCGCGCGGCCGAGACCCCGTTCAACCGCGTGTTCGACGCGAGGCCCTGA